Proteins from a genomic interval of Stenotrophomonas sp. 24(2023):
- a CDS encoding LTA synthase family protein — protein MRRVVWVSLYRRLCPIAAFFLFGLVALSLSRLGLALWHAARVEAADGWATVFLQGLRVDVATLCLLYGIPAVLALLLPVEGRLGHAWRQLLRAWLIVASVLLVFMELATPGFMAEYGLRPNRLFLEYLIYPEEVGMTLLRGHLLAVVIEVMAVIVLSWGLLRGSRRWATRLPPGAAEAGWLWRLPLACAVLLLAALGVRSSLGHRPLNPALVAFSTDPTVNALPLNSLYTVGHAARQLATRSETSRVYGDLPLAEVVRELRASSGLPASAYVSGALPTLAQRQPFHQGAPRNLVIVLEESLGAQFIGSLGGRPLSPNYDRLSTQGWAFERLYATGTRSVRGIEAVLTGFPPTPAESVVKLPATRQRFFTLADVLGRHGYDTGFYYGGESHFDNMREFFLANGFTRIVDRKDYRTPAFVGSWGASDEDLFGLADQHFRQLNAQGKPFFGLVFTSSNHDPFEFPDGRIALYEQPKQTRDNAAKYADYALGAFFHKAMASPYWKDTVFLVVADHDSRVFGKNMVPIGNFHIPGLILGGGIEPRRDARIVSQIDLAPTLLSLLGIADPTPLLGQDLTDMRRLQPGRALMQYDRNLAWMEGNDVAILQPDKPAQGFRYDPVSDQLQPQPLRPELARRAHAHAMWGTLAYEKELYCLPEKATH, from the coding sequence ATGCGCCGAGTTGTGTGGGTGTCGCTGTACCGTCGTCTGTGTCCGATCGCTGCCTTCTTCCTGTTTGGCCTGGTGGCCTTGTCGTTGTCGCGGCTGGGGTTGGCCCTCTGGCACGCCGCGCGGGTCGAGGCAGCCGATGGCTGGGCCACGGTGTTCCTGCAGGGGCTGCGGGTGGACGTGGCGACGCTGTGCCTGCTGTACGGCATCCCTGCCGTGCTGGCGCTGCTGTTGCCGGTCGAGGGGCGGTTGGGCCATGCCTGGCGGCAGCTGCTGCGCGCGTGGTTGATCGTGGCCAGCGTGCTGCTGGTGTTCATGGAGCTGGCCACACCTGGCTTCATGGCCGAGTACGGACTGCGCCCGAACCGCTTGTTCCTGGAATACCTGATCTATCCCGAAGAGGTCGGGATGACGCTGCTGCGCGGTCATCTGCTGGCTGTGGTGATCGAAGTGATGGCGGTGATCGTGCTGTCCTGGGGGCTGCTGCGTGGGTCGCGTCGCTGGGCAACCCGCCTCCCGCCAGGCGCCGCCGAGGCCGGCTGGCTGTGGCGGTTGCCACTGGCCTGTGCGGTGCTGCTGCTGGCGGCCCTGGGCGTACGCTCCAGCTTGGGCCATCGGCCGCTGAACCCGGCGCTGGTCGCGTTCTCGACCGATCCGACCGTCAATGCGTTGCCGTTGAACTCGCTGTACACCGTCGGCCATGCCGCGCGCCAACTGGCGACCCGCAGCGAAACCTCGCGCGTCTACGGCGACCTGCCCCTGGCCGAGGTGGTCAGGGAGCTGCGCGCCAGCAGCGGCCTGCCGGCGTCGGCGTACGTGTCCGGGGCGTTGCCGACCCTGGCCCAGCGCCAGCCGTTCCACCAGGGCGCCCCCCGCAACCTGGTGATCGTGCTGGAAGAAAGCCTGGGCGCGCAGTTCATCGGCAGCCTCGGCGGACGGCCGCTGTCGCCCAATTACGACCGCTTGAGCACACAGGGCTGGGCGTTCGAGCGGCTGTATGCCACCGGCACGCGCTCGGTGCGCGGCATCGAGGCGGTGCTGACCGGGTTCCCACCGACCCCGGCCGAATCGGTGGTGAAGCTGCCTGCCACCCGGCAGCGGTTCTTCACCCTGGCCGACGTGCTGGGCCGGCACGGCTATGACACCGGCTTCTACTACGGCGGCGAGAGCCACTTCGACAACATGCGCGAGTTCTTCCTCGCCAACGGCTTCACCCGCATCGTCGACCGCAAGGACTACCGCACGCCGGCCTTCGTCGGTTCCTGGGGCGCCTCGGACGAGGACCTGTTCGGCCTGGCCGATCAGCACTTCCGCCAGTTGAACGCACAGGGCAAGCCGTTCTTCGGCCTGGTGTTCACCTCCAGCAACCATGATCCGTTCGAATTTCCAGACGGCCGCATCGCCCTTTACGAACAGCCGAAGCAGACCCGCGACAACGCCGCCAAGTACGCCGACTACGCGCTGGGCGCGTTCTTCCACAAGGCGATGGCGTCGCCCTACTGGAAGGACACCGTGTTCCTGGTGGTGGCCGACCATGACTCCCGGGTGTTCGGCAAGAACATGGTGCCGATCGGCAATTTCCATATTCCGGGGCTGATCCTGGGCGGCGGCATCGAGCCGCGCCGCGATGCCCGCATCGTCAGCCAGATCGATCTGGCCCCGACCTTGTTGTCGCTGCTGGGCATTGCCGACCCCACGCCCTTGCTGGGACAGGACCTGACGGACATGCGGCGGCTGCAGCCGGGGCGCGCGCTGATGCAGTACGACCGCAATCTGGCGTGGATGGAGGGCAACGATGTGGCCATCCTGCAGCCGGACAAGCCGGCACAGGGCTTCCGCTACGATCCGGTCAGCGACCAGCTGCAGCCGCAGCCGCTGAGGCCCGAGCTGGCGCGACGTGCGCACGCCCATGCGATGTGGGGCACGCTGGCCTACGAAAAAGAGCTGTACTGCCTGCCGGAGAAAGCCACGCACTGA
- a CDS encoding M1 family metallopeptidase, which produces MRNPLMLLPLAVALAAGCSQEAAAPAAAPTAQKAPAAPVNAENRSHDESSYAQPDKVVIKDIALDLKLDFDQKQIGGTATYTLEWKQKDAQQLVLDTRELSIAKVEAIGADGARSPLQFVLAPVDKVFGSKLTIEAPQQPAKVEVTYHTAPTASGLQWLAPSMTEGKKLPFMFSQSQAIHARSWVPLQDTPSVRFTYSAHVTSPKDVMVLMSADNDPKAARDGDYRFTMPQPIPSYLLAIAAGDLVFQPISGRSGVWAEPTMVGKAAKEFEDTEKMIGAAEKLYGQYRWGRYDMLVLPPSFPFGGMENPRLTFATPTVIVGDKSLVSLVAHELAHSWSGNLVTNASWKDIWLNEGFTTYVQGRITEALYGTEMAEMEKQIDQTDLLAEVKDMSPADQALALPPLNERDPDEALSQVAYVKGSWFLEFLEQRFGRDTFDPFLRGWFDDHAFQSANTDQFVDYLKKHLLPKNPSAVTEAELHAWLDEPGIPAFAVKAKSRNFSNVDTARIAFDTAGTLPSSQLTAEWSTQEWVRFIDGLGKTQTKEKLAQLDRTFHFTGTPNGEIAMRWYPLAIRSGYSEANDAAAAFIERVGRRKLILPIYAELVKTPEGLAFAKAAFEKAKPGYHPITTVSVQDMLAKAEAGK; this is translated from the coding sequence ATGCGTAATCCGCTGATGCTCCTCCCGCTGGCCGTGGCCCTGGCCGCCGGCTGCTCCCAGGAGGCGGCCGCGCCCGCCGCCGCCCCGACCGCCCAGAAGGCCCCCGCCGCGCCCGTGAACGCCGAAAACCGCAGCCACGACGAAAGTTCGTACGCCCAGCCGGACAAGGTCGTCATCAAGGACATCGCCCTGGACCTGAAGCTGGACTTCGACCAGAAGCAGATCGGCGGTACCGCCACCTACACCCTGGAATGGAAGCAGAAGGATGCCCAGCAGCTGGTGCTGGACACCCGCGAGCTGAGCATCGCCAAGGTCGAGGCCATCGGCGCCGACGGCGCGCGCAGCCCGCTGCAGTTCGTGCTGGCCCCGGTGGACAAGGTGTTCGGCAGCAAGCTGACCATCGAGGCCCCGCAGCAGCCGGCCAAGGTGGAAGTGACCTACCACACCGCGCCGACCGCCTCGGGCCTGCAGTGGCTGGCCCCGTCGATGACCGAAGGCAAGAAGCTGCCCTTCATGTTCAGCCAGTCCCAGGCCATCCACGCCCGTTCGTGGGTGCCGCTGCAGGACACCCCGAGCGTGCGCTTCACCTACAGCGCCCACGTGACCTCGCCCAAGGACGTGATGGTGCTGATGAGCGCCGACAACGATCCCAAGGCCGCGCGTGATGGCGACTACCGCTTCACCATGCCGCAGCCGATCCCGTCCTACCTGCTGGCCATCGCTGCCGGCGACCTGGTGTTCCAGCCCATTTCCGGCCGTTCCGGCGTGTGGGCCGAGCCGACCATGGTCGGCAAGGCCGCCAAGGAATTCGAGGACACCGAGAAGATGATCGGTGCCGCCGAGAAGCTGTACGGCCAGTACCGCTGGGGCCGCTACGACATGCTGGTGCTGCCGCCGTCGTTCCCGTTCGGTGGCATGGAAAACCCGCGCCTGACCTTCGCCACCCCGACGGTGATCGTCGGCGACAAGTCGCTGGTTTCGCTGGTCGCCCATGAACTGGCGCACAGCTGGTCGGGCAACCTGGTGACCAACGCCAGCTGGAAGGACATCTGGCTCAACGAAGGCTTCACCACCTACGTGCAGGGCCGCATCACCGAAGCCCTGTACGGCACCGAGATGGCCGAGATGGAAAAGCAGATCGACCAGACCGACCTGCTGGCCGAAGTGAAGGACATGAGCCCGGCCGACCAGGCGCTGGCGCTGCCGCCGCTGAACGAGCGTGACCCCGACGAAGCCCTGAGCCAGGTGGCTTACGTGAAGGGTTCCTGGTTCCTGGAGTTCCTGGAACAGCGCTTCGGCCGCGACACCTTCGACCCGTTCCTGCGTGGCTGGTTCGATGACCATGCCTTCCAGAGCGCCAATACCGACCAGTTCGTCGATTACCTGAAGAAGCACCTGCTGCCGAAGAATCCCAGCGCGGTGACCGAGGCCGAGCTGCACGCGTGGCTGGACGAGCCGGGCATTCCGGCATTCGCGGTGAAGGCCAAGTCGCGCAACTTCAGCAACGTGGACACCGCACGCATCGCCTTCGATACGGCCGGCACGCTGCCCAGCAGCCAGCTCACCGCCGAGTGGAGCACGCAGGAATGGGTGCGCTTCATCGATGGCCTGGGCAAGACCCAGACCAAGGAAAAGCTGGCCCAGCTGGACCGTACCTTCCACTTCACCGGCACCCCCAACGGCGAGATCGCCATGCGCTGGTACCCGCTGGCCATCCGCAGCGGCTACAGCGAAGCCAATGACGCGGCGGCGGCATTCATCGAGCGCGTGGGTCGCCGCAAGCTGATCCTGCCGATCTATGCCGAACTGGTGAAAACCCCCGAAGGCCTGGCCTTCGCCAAGGCGGCCTTCGAGAAGGCCAAGCCGGGCTACCACCCGATCACCACGGTCTCGGTGCAGGACATGCTGGCCAAGGCCGAGGCGGGCAAGTAA
- a CDS encoding carbohydrate kinase family protein, giving the protein MSALICGSLAFDTIMVFPDQFKNHILPDKVHILNVSFLVPRMRREFGGCAGNIAYNLHLLGGKPIPMGTVGSDFGPYREYFDGLGIDLSRVRVIDELFTPQAFITTDHDNNQITAFHPGAMMRSYENHVRGVPGVTLGLVGPDGREGMIQNALEFHEDGIPFIFDPGQAMPLFNGPELREFIEQADYVVVNDYESNLLQERTGWNEQEIVSRVKAYITTRGPKGAVIHTPEKTYDIPPAHERRVVDPTGCGDAFRAGLIFGIQKGYDWLTIGRMGNLMGALKVEHPGTQNQRFTFDEFNEQFKQQFGYALNA; this is encoded by the coding sequence ATGTCCGCTCTGATCTGTGGTTCTCTTGCCTTTGACACCATCATGGTGTTCCCGGACCAGTTCAAGAATCACATCCTGCCGGACAAGGTGCACATCCTGAACGTGTCGTTCCTGGTCCCGCGCATGCGCCGCGAGTTCGGCGGCTGCGCCGGCAACATCGCCTACAACCTGCACCTGCTGGGCGGCAAGCCGATCCCGATGGGCACCGTCGGCTCGGACTTCGGCCCGTACCGTGAATACTTCGACGGCCTGGGCATCGACCTGTCGCGCGTGCGCGTGATCGATGAGCTGTTCACCCCTCAGGCCTTCATCACCACCGACCACGACAACAACCAGATCACCGCCTTCCACCCCGGCGCCATGATGCGTTCCTACGAGAACCACGTGCGCGGCGTGCCGGGCGTGACCCTGGGCCTGGTCGGCCCGGACGGCCGTGAGGGCATGATCCAGAACGCCCTGGAGTTCCACGAGGACGGCATTCCGTTCATCTTCGACCCCGGCCAGGCCATGCCGCTGTTCAACGGCCCGGAGCTGCGCGAATTCATCGAGCAGGCCGACTACGTGGTGGTCAACGACTACGAGTCCAACCTGCTGCAGGAACGCACCGGCTGGAACGAGCAGGAAATCGTCAGCCGGGTGAAGGCCTACATCACCACCCGCGGCCCGAAGGGCGCGGTCATCCACACCCCGGAAAAGACCTACGACATCCCGCCGGCGCACGAGCGCCGCGTGGTCGACCCGACCGGCTGCGGCGATGCCTTCCGCGCCGGCCTGATCTTCGGCATCCAGAAGGGCTACGACTGGCTGACCATCGGCCGCATGGGCAACCTGATGGGCGCGCTGAAGGTCGAGCACCCGGGCACCCAGAACCAGCGCTTCACCTTCGACGAGTTCAACGAGCAGTTCAAGCAGCAGTTCGGTTACGCGTTGAACGCGTAA
- a CDS encoding low affinity iron permease family protein has translation MPARHLFNTLAKRASAAAGSPWTFLLALAIVVLWGISGPLFDFNDTWQLVINTGTTIITFLMVFLIQHSQNADTAAMQIKLDELIRATADANNELLDLEEMDEERLEEIRREYERMARQAGDALARVRACRTPPRDDEAV, from the coding sequence ATGCCTGCTCGCCATCTGTTCAACACCCTCGCCAAACGCGCTTCGGCCGCCGCCGGTTCGCCGTGGACGTTCCTCCTCGCCCTGGCCATCGTCGTGCTGTGGGGCATCAGCGGGCCGCTGTTCGACTTCAACGACACCTGGCAGCTGGTGATCAACACCGGCACCACCATCATCACCTTCCTGATGGTGTTCCTGATCCAGCATTCGCAGAACGCCGATACCGCGGCCATGCAGATCAAGCTGGACGAGCTGATCCGCGCCACCGCCGACGCCAACAACGAACTGCTCGACCTCGAAGAGATGGACGAGGAGCGGCTGGAAGAGATCCGCCGCGAGTATGAGCGCATGGCACGCCAGGCCGGCGATGCGCTGGCACGGGTACGTGCCTGCCGTACACCACCACGCGACGACGAAGCGGTGTGA
- a CDS encoding nucleoside deaminase, translating to MIATPDYPALLQTAIAEARQGLAEGGVPIGAALYHNDGRLLGCGHNRRVQEGDPSVHGETDAFRKAGRQRRYRDTIMVTTLAPCWYCSGLVRQFNIGTVVVGESRTFQGGIDWLRESGVNVIDLDNQECVDLLGDFIARHPDVWNEDIGE from the coding sequence ATGATCGCCACGCCCGACTACCCGGCCCTGCTGCAGACCGCCATCGCCGAAGCCCGCCAGGGGCTGGCCGAGGGCGGCGTGCCGATCGGCGCGGCGCTGTACCACAACGATGGCCGCCTGCTCGGCTGCGGCCACAACCGCCGCGTGCAGGAAGGCGACCCGTCGGTGCACGGCGAAACCGATGCCTTCCGCAAGGCCGGCCGCCAGCGCCGCTACCGCGACACCATCATGGTCACCACGCTGGCGCCGTGCTGGTACTGCTCTGGGCTGGTGCGCCAGTTCAACATCGGCACGGTGGTGGTGGGCGAATCGCGTACGTTCCAGGGCGGCATCGACTGGCTGCGCGAGAGCGGGGTCAACGTGATCGACCTGGACAACCAGGAATGCGTGGATCTGCTCGGCGATTTCATCGCGCGCCACCCGGATGTCTGGAACGAAGACATCGGTGAATGA
- the ubiE gene encoding bifunctional demethylmenaquinone methyltransferase/2-methoxy-6-polyprenyl-1,4-benzoquinol methylase UbiE produces the protein MSESPYKSGTTHFGFRDVAAKDKQKLVGQVFTSVARNYDLMNDLMSLGIHRAWKRYYVATAQVKPGDRALDLAGGTGDIAALIKERVGSEGSVVLGDINAGMLSVGRDRLTNRGLVAGLDYVQCNAEALPFPDASFDLVTIAFGLRNVTDKDAALREMYRVLKVGGQARVLEFSEVTVDWFKPIYDFHSFKVLPKLGALFARDGDSYRYLAESIRKHPPQEELKAMMAAAGFERSHYKNLTGGIVSIHSGYKL, from the coding sequence ATGAGCGAATCCCCCTACAAGTCTGGCACCACCCATTTCGGGTTCCGCGACGTCGCCGCCAAGGACAAGCAGAAGCTGGTCGGCCAGGTCTTCACCTCGGTCGCGCGCAACTACGACCTGATGAACGACCTGATGAGCCTGGGCATCCACCGGGCATGGAAGCGCTACTACGTGGCCACCGCGCAGGTGAAGCCGGGTGACCGCGCGCTGGACCTGGCCGGTGGCACCGGCGATATCGCCGCGCTGATCAAGGAGCGCGTGGGCAGCGAAGGGTCGGTGGTGCTGGGTGACATCAACGCCGGCATGCTGTCGGTCGGCCGTGACCGCCTGACCAACCGCGGCCTGGTGGCGGGCCTGGACTACGTGCAGTGCAACGCCGAAGCGCTGCCCTTCCCGGATGCCAGCTTCGACCTGGTGACCATCGCCTTCGGCCTGCGCAACGTGACCGACAAGGACGCCGCCCTGCGCGAGATGTACCGCGTGCTGAAGGTCGGTGGCCAAGCGCGCGTGCTGGAGTTCTCCGAAGTGACCGTGGACTGGTTCAAGCCGATCTACGATTTCCACTCGTTCAAGGTGCTGCCGAAGCTGGGCGCGCTGTTCGCCCGCGACGGGGACAGCTACCGCTACCTGGCCGAGAGCATCCGCAAGCACCCGCCGCAGGAAGAGCTGAAGGCGATGATGGCTGCGGCCGGCTTCGAGCGCAGCCACTACAAGAACCTGACCGGCGGCATCGTCTCGATCCACTCCGGCTACAAGCTGTAA
- a CDS encoding efflux transporter outer membrane subunit has translation MSKSPLVLALAASLGLAGCASLVPKNTAVAPAIPAQWPAEAGQGQAADVAALGWRDFFSDERLQQVIDQALENNRDLRVAVLNVERARGQYRIQRADRVPGLAVQGQMERRGGDVPVSEQFTAGLGVTEFELDLFGRVRNLSEAALQQYFSVAANRRNAQLSLIAETATAWLTLGADREQLRLSEATLAAYEQSLRLAEARHERGGSSALELSQTRTLVETARTDAARLRGQVAQDRNALALLAGGQVADDLLPDSADAQLQALAPLPAGLPSDVLLQRPDIMAAEYQLLAANANIGAARAAFFPSIKLTGSIGSSSTELSGLFDSGTRVWSFLPTITLPIFQGGKLRANLAVATADRDIALAQYEKAIQVGFREASDALALGSSLDAQVQSQQALVVAAEQARTLSQARYDAGLDSFITLLDARRTAYGAQQTQLQATLAQQANRVTLYKVLGGGWHARG, from the coding sequence ATGAGTAAGTCCCCCCTGGTGCTGGCGCTGGCCGCCAGCCTCGGCCTGGCCGGCTGCGCCAGCCTGGTGCCGAAGAACACCGCCGTGGCCCCGGCCATTCCCGCACAGTGGCCGGCCGAGGCCGGCCAGGGCCAGGCCGCCGACGTGGCGGCGCTGGGCTGGCGCGATTTCTTCAGCGATGAACGCCTGCAGCAGGTGATCGACCAGGCGCTGGAAAACAACCGCGACCTGCGCGTGGCGGTGCTCAATGTCGAACGTGCGCGTGGCCAGTACCGCATCCAGCGCGCCGACCGCGTGCCGGGCCTGGCCGTGCAGGGGCAGATGGAACGCCGCGGTGGCGATGTGCCGGTCAGCGAGCAGTTTACCGCCGGGCTGGGCGTGACCGAGTTCGAGCTGGACCTGTTCGGCCGCGTGCGCAACCTCAGCGAAGCCGCCCTGCAGCAGTATTTCTCGGTGGCGGCCAACCGCCGCAACGCGCAGCTGAGCCTGATTGCCGAGACCGCCACGGCGTGGCTGACGCTGGGCGCGGACCGTGAACAGCTGCGCCTGTCCGAAGCCACGCTGGCCGCCTACGAACAGTCCCTGCGGCTGGCCGAGGCGCGCCACGAACGCGGTGGCAGTTCGGCGCTGGAGCTGAGCCAGACCCGCACGCTGGTGGAAACCGCGCGCACCGACGCCGCCCGCCTGCGCGGGCAGGTGGCGCAGGACCGCAACGCGCTGGCCCTGCTGGCCGGTGGCCAGGTGGCCGACGACCTGCTGCCGGACAGCGCCGACGCGCAGTTGCAGGCCCTGGCCCCGCTACCGGCCGGCCTGCCCAGCGACGTGCTGCTGCAGCGCCCGGACATCATGGCCGCCGAGTACCAGCTGCTGGCGGCCAACGCCAACATCGGTGCAGCACGTGCCGCGTTCTTCCCCAGCATCAAGCTGACCGGCAGTATCGGCAGCAGCTCCACCGAACTGTCCGGGCTGTTCGACAGCGGCACACGGGTCTGGAGCTTCCTGCCCACGATCACGCTGCCGATCTTCCAGGGCGGCAAGCTGCGCGCGAACCTGGCGGTCGCAACGGCCGATCGCGACATCGCCCTGGCGCAGTACGAGAAGGCGATCCAGGTCGGCTTCCGCGAAGCCTCCGATGCACTGGCACTGGGCAGCAGCCTGGATGCACAGGTGCAATCGCAGCAGGCGCTGGTGGTGGCGGCCGAACAGGCACGCACGCTGTCGCAGGCACGCTACGACGCCGGGCTGGACAGCTTCATCACCCTGCTCGATGCGCGCCGCACCGCCTACGGTGCGCAGCAGACCCAGCTGCAGGCCACGCTGGCGCAGCAGGCCAACCGCGTCACCCTGTACAAGGTGCTGGGCGGCGGCTGGCACGCGCGGGGATAA
- a CDS encoding rod shape-determining protein, whose amino-acid sequence MFKKLRGMFSNDLSIDLGTANTLIYVRGQGIVLNEPSVVAVRQDRAIGGTRSVAAVGAEAKQMLGRTPGHITTIRPMKDGVIADFTYTEAMLKHFIKKVHKSRVLRPSPRVLVCVPAGSTQVERRAIKESAEEAGARDVYLIEEPMAAAIGAGMPVTEARGSMVIDIGGGTTEVAVISLNGIVYSASVRIGGDRFDESITNYVRRNHGMLIGEATAERIKVELGCAYPQAEVQELEISGRNLAEGVPKMIKISSNEVLEALHEPLSGIVSAVKLALEQTPPELCADVAERGIVLTGGGALLRDLDRLISEETGLHVQVADDPLTCVARGGGRALELVDMHGNEFFAPE is encoded by the coding sequence ATGTTCAAGAAACTGCGTGGCATGTTCTCCAACGACCTGTCCATCGACCTGGGCACGGCCAATACCCTTATTTACGTGCGCGGGCAGGGGATCGTGCTGAACGAGCCGTCGGTCGTGGCCGTGCGCCAGGACCGTGCCATCGGTGGTACCCGCTCGGTGGCAGCCGTCGGCGCCGAGGCCAAGCAGATGCTGGGCCGTACCCCGGGCCATATCACCACCATCCGCCCCATGAAGGACGGCGTCATTGCCGATTTCACCTACACCGAGGCGATGCTCAAGCACTTCATCAAGAAGGTGCACAAGTCCCGCGTGCTGCGCCCGAGCCCGCGCGTGCTGGTCTGCGTGCCGGCCGGCTCGACCCAGGTCGAGCGCCGCGCGATCAAGGAATCGGCCGAGGAAGCCGGTGCCCGTGACGTCTACCTGATCGAGGAGCCGATGGCCGCCGCCATCGGTGCCGGCATGCCGGTCACCGAAGCCCGTGGCTCGATGGTCATCGACATCGGCGGCGGCACCACCGAAGTGGCGGTGATCTCGCTCAACGGCATCGTCTACTCGGCCTCGGTCCGCATCGGCGGTGACCGCTTCGACGAGTCCATCACCAACTACGTGCGCCGCAACCACGGCATGCTGATCGGTGAAGCCACCGCCGAGCGCATCAAGGTCGAGCTGGGCTGCGCCTACCCGCAGGCCGAGGTGCAGGAGCTGGAAATCTCCGGCCGCAACCTCGCCGAGGGCGTGCCGAAGATGATCAAGATCAGCTCCAACGAGGTGCTCGAGGCCCTGCACGAGCCGCTGTCGGGCATCGTCAGCGCGGTCAAGCTGGCCCTGGAACAGACCCCGCCGGAACTGTGCGCCGACGTGGCCGAGCGCGGCATCGTGCTGACCGGTGGCGGCGCCCTGCTGCGCGACCTGGACCGCCTGATTTCCGAGGAAACCGGCCTGCACGTGCAG